The genomic window GCGGGCCGGCAAACCTACCTGCTCGACGAGCGGGGCCGCGTCGTTCACCACTGGCCGCAGGTGGACCCTGCCTGGCACGCTCAGGCGGTGCTGGACACGCTGCGGCGCTGGCGCGACGGGCAGGACGGGGCCGTTACACTCGGGGCATGACCCCCCGCGTCGGCCAGCCTGCCCCCCCTTTTCGTGCCCGCAGCGACGATGGCCGCCTGATCGACCTCGCGGAGCTACGAGGCCGCTGGGTTGTGCTGTACTTTTACCCGCGCGCCGGGACGCCGGGCTGCTCGGTAGAAGCTCAGCGCTTTGAGGAAGCTCTGCCTGAATTCGAGCGCCTGGGCGCCGAGGTTATCGGCGTGAGCACCGACACCGAGGCGCAGCAGGCCCGCTTTCGTGACCGCTGCGGTCTGTCGTTCCCGCTCTTGCCCGACGGGGACCGCGCGGTGGCCGAGGCTTATGGAGTGCTCGGCGGCGTAGGCAAACTGCTGGGGATGACGGCGCGTCAGACTTTTCTGATCGACCCGGCGGGCCGCCTCGCCTTTCACTGGAAACGCGTTAACCCGCTGGGCCACGCGGCGGAGGTCTTGCAGACCCTAGAACAGTGCCAGCGCACCGACCCGCCGACGAGCTGATGCTGCTGAGTGTGGACTGGGACGCCTTTTCCGGCCCCCGCGAACTGGTCTTCGACGCGCCGATCTGGGGCACGCCCGACTGCCCCGCCGACCGGCTGGACGCCTGGCGAGAGCGGGCGCAGCGGCGTGGGGGCGAGAGCTGGGCCGCGCTCGACACCGATTTTCCGCTGTACAAGGGCTGGGAAGAGCTGCGGCGCTACGTGGGCGTGCCCGCGTTCATCACCCTCAGTCACGCCGACGCCTGGGACTGGTTGCAGCAATTTCCCGGCGAGGACGTGCTCAACGTGGATTCGCACCACGACCTGACGAGTTTCAGCGGCGACCCGGCCCGGCTGCGCCCCGGCAACTGGGCCGGCCTGGGGCTGGCAGCGGGACTGATTCGGCAGTATGTCTGCCTCTACCCCTGGTGGCACGCCGACCTGCCCGTCGCCGAGGGCCACGATCTGGAGCGCACCTGGGGCGAATTCGGGCCCCGGCTGGCGCCTGAGCTGCATGGGCGGGTCACACTGCGCCGGCAGGTGGCCCCCGACGACGGCTGGCCCGAACCCCAGGACGTAAAGGCACTGCTGCTGGTGCAGTCGCCTGCCTGGACCAACCCGGCCCATGACGCGCCGCTCTCTGGCCTGGCGCGGGACCTCGGCGCCCGCCATCTGCACCCGCCCCTGGAACGGACTTGATACTCTTTACAGGGTGTTGTCAGTGGGGCTGGGCCGGCTGTGCGGTCCTTTCCCGGCTGCACCTGGAGTGAGCGAGATGAATTCTGAACCCGAATCTGCATTCCCGAGTTATCAGGTGGGCACCTTCGCGCTGGTGCGCCACCAGGACGACGTGTTGCTGGTGCGCCCGTATCAACTGCTGCTGCCGGGCGGCCCCCAGAGCCTGCCGGGTGCCCTGGTCGATATCCAGCACAGCGGCCTGGGCGTGGTCGAAACCGCGTTGCGGCGGCTTTTGCTTTCGCAACTCAGCATCTCGGTCAGCGAGTTCTGGCTGGTCGGCAGCCATACCCTGCGGACGCCCGGTCCAGACGGGCAGGCCATCCCCCGCCTGAACCTGATTTTCGGCACCGATTACTGCTCGGGCATCCTCAACCCGCAGCCGCTCGG from Deinococcus radiodurans R1 = ATCC 13939 = DSM 20539 includes these protein-coding regions:
- a CDS encoding peroxiredoxin, with the translated sequence MTPRVGQPAPPFRARSDDGRLIDLAELRGRWVVLYFYPRAGTPGCSVEAQRFEEALPEFERLGAEVIGVSTDTEAQQARFRDRCGLSFPLLPDGDRAVAEAYGVLGGVGKLLGMTARQTFLIDPAGRLAFHWKRVNPLGHAAEVLQTLEQCQRTDPPTS